From Syntrophorhabdales bacterium:
AAGTGCACACTCTGATCAAAAAGATTTACTTGAAGGCGCGGGGCAGACGCGGGAGAATTAGGTGGTGGATTCCGGGGACCCGACTGACTTGACTTTCTAGCTACAATATGGGATAATCATACTCGAAGTTGACGAACGTTTTTGTCGTACATGCGGCCGCAAAGACTTTGTCTTTGCGGCTTTTTTGTCCCCCAGGGACCTCGTTACTTCTACTGTTGAGAAGAGAGGAGGTGTTGGGTATGGCAAAAGGAACAGTTAAATGGTTTAATGAATCCAAGGGATTCGGGTTCATCGCCAGAGAGGACGGCGAAGATGTTTTCGTTCATCACACCGCGATCCAGGCCAACGGCTTCAAGACGTTGTCTGAGGGTCAGGCGGTTACTTTTGACGTAGACAAGGGTCCGAAAGGACTCCGCGCGACAAACGTCGCAGCAGTCTAAGCCGAACGACGGGCACACGAGAGAGGCCTCGATTCGTCGAGGCCTTTTTTCTCTCCACGCGACCCGCTTCATCGCCCTCTTTTAATGATGCGCCTTGCGGTAAGGCAGGGCATTTTACATATCGGAGGAGACCGCATGACCATAAAGAACTACGACCAGGCTACGACCCTCATCGACGTTGGGATGGAGAAAGAGTACCGCACCCCCGACGAGAGTAACGATTTTCCGCCCCAAAACATCTCCTCCCCTGAAGACGTAGAGGACATCTTCGATCTTCTCTCCGAATCGAACATCGATGTTGTCGATACCATGAAGGAAACAATTGAGACCCCCGAGGAAGGGCAGAGGGAGTGGGAAGAGACAGAACGGTTTCCGGCCGAAAATACTGACAATATAATCTGGGTCTACCTCAAGCACATGGGAAAGGTCTCGCTCCTCACCTCGGAAGACGAATACGATATTGCCAAGCGGATCGAGGTCGGAGAAAGCAAGATCAGAGGTTTGCTTTTTGAGCTGCCTCAAGCCATAGCTGAATTGCAGGAACTGTCAACGCAGGTTAAAAAAGGCACCATACATATCATTGATGTGCTGAAAAACATCGATGAAATGAATTATACCAAAAAAGCCGAAGAAGATTATAAGAAGAAGACGGTCGCCCTCATCGGCGCCTTGAAGAGGCAGTTCGAAAAAAGGCTTCAGCTAGAAAAAGAGATGCGCAAGGCTGACCCCTTCACAAAGAAGCAGCTCGAAAAGAAGAAGAAAGCACTCGAGGGAAAAATGGAGGAGACTTCGGCAAACCTGAACCTCCGTAAAAAAGTGCTTGAAGAGATCACCCGCAGAATCATGGAACGCATGAAGTTCATGGAGGATCCAGAGGGCAAGATCACCAAAGCGAACCTGGCGGAGATGGAGCGGATCGAGCGAGACTTGAACATGGTAAGAAATAGGCTTATCAAGGGTAACCTGAGACTGGTCATTACTATCGCGAAGAAGTATCTCAACAGAGGGCTCTCCTTTCTCGATCTTATCCAGGAAGGCAACATGGGTCTGATGAAGGCCGCAGAGAAGTATGATTATCAGAAAGGCTTCAAGTTCTCCACCTATTCCACCTGGTGGGTCCGGCAGGCAATTACCCGCGCGATTGCAGATTATGCGCGGACCATCAGGGTCCCGGTCCACGTACTCGAAACGATGAACAAGATTACGAGAGCGACCACCCCGCTCTACCAGGAACTGGGCAGGAAACCCACCCCGGAAGAGATATCGCACAAGGCCGGACTGCCTCTGGAAAAAGTGCGCAAGATCATGGAGGTCTCCAACGAACCCACATCGATACAGGCTCCGATTGGGGACGATGACTTACAATTGGGCGATTTTCTCGCCGACCCGAAATCCCCATCTCCTTTCGAGGAGCTGGTTGGCACTTCGTGCAAGGAAGAGATAGATAAAGTGCTCTCTACCCTGACCCCGAGAGAAGAGAAGATCATCAGGATGCGGTTGGGGATAGGCGAGAAGACAGAGTACACCCTGGAAGAGGTAGGGGACGTTTTCGGGCTCACGCGCGAGCGCATCAGGCAGATAGAAGCAAAGGCGCTCAGAAAGCTGAAACATCCGTCCCGGCGGAAGCGGCTGGAGAGCTTTGTCGAATAAGACCAGTTCGCCGATCAAGACCCCAGGACGCCGAAGGTATCCTGGGGTCTCCCATTTTCATACCAATCTTCTTTCATACTTTTTTCTGAGGGAGGATCTCCAAGAAGCAGGGTTAGCGCAACTACCTTGACGTAGTGGCCTCCGCTATGTCTCGGCTGTCTTATTCCATTCGACGTGCTCTCTCTTTCTTGGCAATCTTCAGTGCTGAACGAACGCCGAGATTCCAGATTTGCAGTCCACGATTTTTTTCATTTTCTACACCGCGTGCGCTTCTAGCTGATGGTACGTCCTGTTCGTGAGCATCGGGAACATCGTTCTTACGAGTTTATGTGCCGTGGTCAGCAGAGCCTTCCTAAAAGGTAAGCCTTCCCTTTCCCCCTGGAAGAAGTAGTCTCTGAAGGGGCCGACGTAGCGCACTACGCAGAACGTCATGTTGCAAATGATTCTTCTCAAATGTCGATTGCCCCGTCTTGATATCATGCTCATGGCCTCGTGCTTACCCGATTGGTGGATGGTGGAATCAAGACCGGCGAAGGCGAGACGGCTGCTCGGGCGACACGGCTGCCACTTCCCTCGCGGATTCGGACAACATCTTTCGGAGATCTTCCCCTTGTACGATCTCCTTCTCTGTGAGGAGATGGGCCAGATCATCCAAGACTTTACGCCGTTCCGAGAGGATTTTCTGAACCCTTTCCTGGGCTTGCTCCATCACGCGGGATATTTCCTCGTCAATCTGGGCGGCCTTGGTTTCACTGTAGGTTTTACCGGGAGTGTAACTTTCCGGAACGAACATCGACTGACGGGGGCGCTCGTAGCTCACCGGCCCCAGAAGATCGCTCATGCCATATTCCGTGACCATGGAGCGCGCAATGTCTGTTGCCCGCTGCAAATCATTCTGAGCGCCCGTGGAGATTTCTCCGAAAACCAGTTCCTCCGCCACTCTACCCCCCAAAAGAACGGCCAGCCGGTCCAGTAACTCAGCGTGCGTCATCAGGTAGCGATCTTCAGTCGGCCTCTGTTGGGTATAGCCCAGGGCCGCAATTCCCCGGGGGATAATCGAAACCTTGTGCACCGGGTCGGCGTACTTCACCGATTCAGCCACAATTGCATGCCCTGACTCATGAAACGCAACAATCTCCTTCTCCTTCAGATTCATCACCCGGTTCTTTTTCTCCAGTCCGCCCACCACCCGGTCGATGGCCTCATCGAACTCCGCCGAGTCCACTGTCTCTTTTTCTTTCCGGCCGGCGAGCAGGGCTGCCTCGTTGACGAGGTTCGCAAGGTCGGCCCCGACAAAGCCCGGGGTGAGCGCTGCAATCTTATGGAGATCGACGTCAGGGCCCAGGAGGACATTCCGAGAGTGGATTTTCAGGATTGCTTCCCGCCCGTTTATATCCGGGCGGTCTATTACAACCTGCCGATCAAACCTACCTGGACGCAGAAGCGCAGGATCGAGGATTTCGGGCCTGTTGGTGGCGGCCATGATAATGACGCCTTTGTTCGATTCGAAACCATCCATCTCAACCAGGAGCTGGTTGAGTGTCTGCTCCCGTTCGTCATTGCCGCCAAAAACATTTATGCCCCTGGCTTTTCCCAGTGCGTCGAGCTCGTCAATGAAGATGATGCAGGGGGCTTGGCCCGTGGCCTGAGAAAAGAGATCACGCACACGGGATGCGCCCACGCCCACGAACATCTCCACGAACTCAGAGCCGCTGATGCTGAAGAAAGGCACTCTTGCTTCCCCGGCCACAGCCTTGGCCAGAAGGGTCTTACCCGTCCCCGGGGCCCCGACCAGAAGCACACCCTTGGGGATCCTCCCTCCAAGCTTTTGAAATTTCTCCGGGCTCTTCAGAAACTCGACAACTTCCTGGAGCTCCCCTTTTGCCTCATCGATGCCCGCGACATCGGCGAATGTCACCTTCGTCTCAGTCTCCGCAAACAGCTTGGCCTTGCTCTTGGCGAATGACATAACCCCCATCCCCGGCCCCATCTTTTTCATGGCATAGCGCCAGATCAGGATCATAATGGCGATGGGAAGGATCCAGGAAAGGATGCTGCTCATGAACTTGCTCTCATAGTGTCCGGAATAATCAATCTTGTGTTCATCCAAGTCTTTGACCAGATTGGGATCGTCCACGCGAATTGTCGTGAACTGCTGGCCCGCTTTCTTCTCTTTGTCTTTCAGTGTTCCGGTGATATTCTCCGGGCCGATGGTCAACCTATCAACATTGCCCTGCGCTAGCTCTTGTTTGAATTTGCTATAGGGAATCGTCTCGACTTTAGGAGAAAAAAAGTACTGCTGCAGATAGACAATCAGAAGAAAAGCGATCAGGAAATACCAGATGCTGAAATGAGTTTTGGGGGGCAGACCATCCTTCTTCCTCCTGGCGTCGCGGGGACCAAAAAGAGAACGGACTTTCTCTTTTAACGCTTCCATCGGCGCTTTTTGTTCATTGGATGGCATAATTACCTCCCTCATACGTTATCAAAAAATGATTGGATGGTGACGCTCTCCCGTTTCGAGATCAGAAAAGCTAAGCAGTACTCGATTATCATGGTACCACACTTGGTGTACTTCATAAATCGTCCTTTGCGCAATACAGAGTGTCCGGCCAAAGGATGGACCTCATCGGATACCCTCTGATAGTGGCTTTCATCGCTCATACTTCACGCTTCTCGTGCTTTGCCTCGCGCCGCGTCTCGAGCCAGCCTATTGTTTTGGGTTGCTTTAACGGCCTCTTTGTGAGTAAACTGTAACGCGGATTAGATCAAAAAGTTATAGTACAGCGGTCTGACTTTAACTCCGCCAGCGCTATTGGGTTTTTTCATTCCTTTCTTTTCTCCCTCTGGGCTACCTTAACTGGCTCGTGCAGCACGAGGAAAAATATGTATTTCAAGCCTTGACCCTGCGCACGCTGAAAAGCCGCTGCGCTGTCTGGGGACCGAATCGTTGAGGCATAGCTTCTAAGAAGGAGACCTCAAGTTTGAGGGCGAGCATCAAAACTATTATCGCACACCTGCCTCTTTCGTGGGCGAGTCGTCGCAGAAACACCATGGCACAAAAATACGCCCCTGCCGAGCCGCCGCTGCGATCGGAACTCTTTAGCACCGAGCAGATGAAGGAGCATGGCCGGGCGCTGGCGGCCTCGCACAAAGTAGGTCTGGGAGAAGCTCCCGACCAGCTTCTGACGCGGCTGGCTGAGAATGAAGAAATCCTGATTGAAGCCTGCGATCTGCTGACCGCTGCGGTCAAGGCAAATCGCCGGATTGCGCCGGCCGGAGAATGGCTTCTCGACAACTTCTATCTGATCGAAGAACAAATTCACACGGCCAGACGACATCTTCCGAAGGGGTACAGCCGGGAACTACCGCGATTGCTGAACGGACCATCGGCCGGTCTGCCGCGCGTGTATGACATCGCTCTGGAGACGATCTCGCACGGTGACGGACGTGTGGATCCGGAAAGCCTCAGCAGTTTCGTGGCAGCCTACCAGACGGTGACCGGTCTAAAGCTAGGTGAGTTGTGGGCAATCCCTATCATGCTGCGCCTGGCACTCATCGAGAATCTCAGACGCGTTGGCGCTAGGATCGCCGCCGACAGGATTGACCGAAACCGCGCCGACTACTGGGCAGACGAGATGACCCGGATTGCAGAGAAAGACCCGAAAAGCCTGATTCTGGTGATCGCAGATATGGCGCGCTCGAACCCGCCGATGGTGAGTTCCTTTGTGGCGGAGCTCGCGCGCCGTTTGCAGGGCCAAGGTCCTGCTTTGGCATTGCCGCTCACGTGGATCGAGCAGCGGCTCTTTGAGTCCGGTCTCACGATTGAGCAGTTGGTGCGGTCGGAGAGCCAACAACTGGCCGCAGATCAGGCTTCCATGAGCAACAGTATAGGCAGCCTCCGATTTCTGGGGGCGATGGACTGGCGAGATTTCGTCGAGACGATGAGCGTTGTCGAGCAGACCTTGTGCGAGGATCCTGGCGGCGTCTACGGCACAATGGATTTTACGACTCGCGATAGATACCGTCATGTCGTGGAGAAGATAGCGAAAGCCAGTATACTATCGGAAAATGAGGTGGCTGGCAAGGCGGTCCAGCTGGCCAGGGAGGGCGCAGCCGCGAAAGGCAGTGCCGATCGAGCAGCACATGTTGGGTTCTATCTCATCGACAAGGGATTACCGCAGCTCGAACGAATGGTACAGATGCGCCAATCAGCCTCTGGAGCGCTTCGGAGAATGAGCCGTCGGTTTCCTTTGCTCCTCTATCTCGGTACGATCACGCTGATT
This genomic window contains:
- a CDS encoding cold-shock protein; translation: MAKGTVKWFNESKGFGFIAREDGEDVFVHHTAIQANGFKTLSEGQAVTFDVDKGPKGLRATNVAAV
- a CDS encoding sigma-70 family RNA polymerase sigma factor is translated as MTIKNYDQATTLIDVGMEKEYRTPDESNDFPPQNISSPEDVEDIFDLLSESNIDVVDTMKETIETPEEGQREWEETERFPAENTDNIIWVYLKHMGKVSLLTSEDEYDIAKRIEVGESKIRGLLFELPQAIAELQELSTQVKKGTIHIIDVLKNIDEMNYTKKAEEDYKKKTVALIGALKRQFEKRLQLEKEMRKADPFTKKQLEKKKKALEGKMEETSANLNLRKKVLEEITRRIMERMKFMEDPEGKITKANLAEMERIERDLNMVRNRLIKGNLRLVITIAKKYLNRGLSFLDLIQEGNMGLMKAAEKYDYQKGFKFSTYSTWWVRQAITRAIADYARTIRVPVHVLETMNKITRATTPLYQELGRKPTPEEISHKAGLPLEKVRKIMEVSNEPTSIQAPIGDDDLQLGDFLADPKSPSPFEELVGTSCKEEIDKVLSTLTPREEKIIRMRLGIGEKTEYTLEEVGDVFGLTRERIRQIEAKALRKLKHPSRRKRLESFVE
- the ftsH gene encoding ATP-dependent zinc metalloprotease FtsH, whose amino-acid sequence is MPSNEQKAPMEALKEKVRSLFGPRDARRKKDGLPPKTHFSIWYFLIAFLLIVYLQQYFFSPKVETIPYSKFKQELAQGNVDRLTIGPENITGTLKDKEKKAGQQFTTIRVDDPNLVKDLDEHKIDYSGHYESKFMSSILSWILPIAIMILIWRYAMKKMGPGMGVMSFAKSKAKLFAETETKVTFADVAGIDEAKGELQEVVEFLKSPEKFQKLGGRIPKGVLLVGAPGTGKTLLAKAVAGEARVPFFSISGSEFVEMFVGVGASRVRDLFSQATGQAPCIIFIDELDALGKARGINVFGGNDEREQTLNQLLVEMDGFESNKGVIIMAATNRPEILDPALLRPGRFDRQVVIDRPDINGREAILKIHSRNVLLGPDVDLHKIAALTPGFVGADLANLVNEAALLAGRKEKETVDSAEFDEAIDRVVGGLEKKNRVMNLKEKEIVAFHESGHAIVAESVKYADPVHKVSIIPRGIAALGYTQQRPTEDRYLMTHAELLDRLAVLLGGRVAEELVFGEISTGAQNDLQRATDIARSMVTEYGMSDLLGPVSYERPRQSMFVPESYTPGKTYSETKAAQIDEEISRVMEQAQERVQKILSERRKVLDDLAHLLTEKEIVQGEDLRKMLSESAREVAAVSPEQPSRLRRS